In Reinekea thalattae, a genomic segment contains:
- a CDS encoding ABC transporter substrate-binding protein — MKKLANTALTNASQGIKKTIKVGAILIAAVTCSVNSFSADQLTVAQGYDPQNLDPIDTFRLSWGSIGSNIFEGLIQRDETLKLSPGLATSWDFLDDNSRIRFHLREGVKFHNGEPFNADAVKYTFDRLLGEQGMKGPQRSNYTSIDTVNVVDEFTVDFVMNQVDPVLITKLAGYGAMIVPPKYIEQVGEEAFDRKPVGTGPYQVVNYEPSVAVELKRFDDYWNGTAKTEFVTIRFIAEPATRMAELMSGGIDISLNIPSTSVEALKNNKGVDLVTVPGPTVYMMRFKTTDAITADPRVREAINIAIDRDVILTALLGGFGETIASAQGERSFGFDPSLEKYSYNPTRAKTLLAQAGVKPGTKITLDIQNNDETFREVSQVISSYLSQVGLDLSIRSNDSNIMSSDLIPNGKTGELFLFAWGGWTFDFDNTAYLLYHSGERFNPYIADETLDALLEQQRGTYDREVREKALQEVSQYIRSNHLELPLFNTAAMFGVSKKVSGFTPAPDDRVRYMDVAVED, encoded by the coding sequence GTGAAAAAATTAGCAAATACCGCTTTGACAAATGCAAGTCAGGGCATTAAAAAAACCATTAAGGTTGGTGCAATTTTAATTGCTGCAGTGACTTGTTCAGTCAATTCATTTTCTGCCGACCAACTAACGGTCGCTCAAGGTTACGATCCACAAAACCTAGATCCGATTGATACTTTTCGGCTTTCTTGGGGCTCCATCGGAAGCAATATCTTTGAAGGCTTAATTCAGCGTGATGAGACATTAAAGCTGTCACCAGGACTTGCAACCAGTTGGGATTTTTTAGATGACAACAGTCGTATACGTTTTCATTTGCGTGAAGGCGTAAAATTCCATAATGGTGAGCCTTTTAACGCTGACGCCGTTAAATATACCTTTGATAGATTACTCGGTGAGCAGGGCATGAAAGGCCCTCAGCGTTCCAACTATACATCCATTGATACTGTTAATGTTGTTGACGAATTTACTGTCGATTTTGTCATGAATCAGGTTGACCCTGTATTAATCACCAAGCTTGCCGGTTATGGCGCGATGATCGTACCGCCAAAATATATTGAGCAAGTCGGCGAAGAGGCATTTGACCGTAAGCCTGTCGGCACAGGACCGTACCAGGTCGTTAATTATGAGCCTTCAGTTGCAGTAGAGTTAAAACGCTTCGATGATTATTGGAATGGCACGGCTAAAACAGAATTTGTCACCATTCGATTTATTGCCGAACCTGCAACTCGCATGGCTGAGTTGATGTCTGGCGGTATCGACATTTCACTTAACATTCCAAGCACCTCAGTTGAAGCGTTAAAAAACAATAAAGGCGTTGATCTCGTGACTGTACCAGGGCCGACGGTTTACATGATGCGTTTTAAAACCACCGATGCCATTACTGCCGACCCTCGAGTACGTGAAGCCATTAATATTGCCATTGATCGCGATGTTATTTTAACCGCGCTATTGGGCGGCTTCGGTGAAACCATTGCCAGTGCACAGGGTGAACGCTCGTTTGGTTTTGACCCATCGTTAGAGAAATACAGTTACAACCCTACACGCGCTAAAACGTTGTTAGCGCAAGCAGGAGTAAAACCAGGTACAAAAATAACCTTGGATATCCAAAACAACGATGAAACCTTCCGTGAAGTATCTCAAGTTATCAGTTCTTATTTAAGCCAAGTCGGTCTTGATTTATCGATTCGTTCAAACGACAGCAATATTATGTCTTCCGATCTAATTCCAAATGGTAAGACAGGCGAGCTGTTTTTATTTGCTTGGGGCGGTTGGACATTCGATTTCGATAACACGGCCTATTTGTTGTACCACAGTGGCGAGCGTTTTAATCCTTATATTGCCGATGAAACCCTAGATGCATTGTTAGAGCAGCAACGAGGAACTTACGACCGAGAGGTTCGTGAAAAGGCTTTACAAGAGGTCTCTCAGTACATTCGCTCCAACCATTTAGAGTTGCCATTATTTAATACCGCAGCAATGTTTGGTGTCTCTAAAAAGGTTTCAGGCTTCACGCCAGCACCCGATGATCGAGTGCGCTATATGGATGTAGCAGTAGAAGATTAA
- a CDS encoding DUF1007 family protein codes for MLRQLVLFSLLLIANVAHSHPHAWVSLTSDFVINEQTELYEVRQRWIFDPFYSLVILDDLRKQYTDDELALRMQADQIVNNLQALGYYSHLSLNSQPIDLGRPYKWHMSTATVGDDEIMILEMLFSVSPISLINHQVEWTVFDPTYYVSMRHDAIDYIRIINASSAECEPQLIEPTPTDEQIMLASSLDKTQTSTEGLGEIFAQRSTIQCF; via the coding sequence ATGCTACGTCAGTTAGTTTTATTTTCTTTGTTATTAATAGCCAATGTGGCGCACAGCCATCCACATGCTTGGGTTAGCTTAACCAGCGATTTTGTTATCAATGAGCAGACCGAGCTTTACGAAGTTCGGCAACGCTGGATCTTTGACCCCTTTTATTCTTTAGTAATTCTCGACGATTTACGCAAGCAATATACCGACGACGAATTAGCGCTGAGGATGCAAGCAGATCAAATCGTTAACAATTTACAAGCCTTAGGTTATTACTCGCATTTATCGCTCAATAGCCAACCGATTGATTTAGGTCGCCCTTACAAATGGCATATGTCGACAGCAACCGTTGGCGATGACGAAATCATGATTTTAGAGATGTTGTTTTCGGTATCGCCCATTTCACTTATTAATCATCAGGTAGAGTGGACAGTCTTTGACCCCACCTATTATGTTTCTATGCGCCACGATGCTATTGATTACATCCGAATTATTAATGCCAGTTCCGCTGAATGTGAGCCTCAATTGATTGAGCCAACACCAACAGATGAGCAAATTATGCTTGCTTCCTCTTTGGACAAAACGCAAACCTCGACCGAGGGTCTCGGTGAAATTTTCGCGCAACGCAGTACCATTCAATGCTTTTAA
- the betA gene encoding choline dehydrogenase, with translation MTVKNSSNYDYIIVGAGSAGCVLANRLTEDASNRVLLLETGGSDKSIFIQMPTALSIPMNTKKYAWQFETEAEPTLNNRRMHCPRGKVLGGSSSINGMVYVRGHARDFDEWQQQGANNWDYAHCLPYFKKAETWAFGGDNYRGDSGPLSVNNGNQMKNPLYKAFINAGTDAGYLATDDYNAAQQEGFGPMHMTVKNGVRWSTANAYLKPAMKRKNLTVVTHALVHKVLIENKKAVGVRYEVKGKLIDINCNKEVILSAGSIGSPHILQLSGIGNSKTLQAAGIEPLHQLPGVGENLQDHLEFYFQFKCLKPISLNRKLDPLSKLFIGVRWILNKSGLGATNHFESCGFIRSKANLEWPDLQYHFLPAAMRYDGKEAFAGDGFQVHIGHNKPKSRGDVKVVSSDPHTAPRIQFNYLSHQDDIEGFRACVRLTREIINQPALDDYRGEEIQPGLAVQTDEQIDEFVRSSVESAYHPSCSCKMGEDDMAVVNSNTQVHGIENLRVVDSSIFPTIPNGNLNAPTIMVAERAADLILGKTPLAASDAPVVVADKWQSQQRSASAV, from the coding sequence ATGACTGTAAAAAATTCAAGCAACTACGACTACATTATTGTTGGTGCTGGCAGTGCAGGTTGTGTCCTTGCAAATCGCTTAACAGAAGATGCCAGTAATAGGGTGTTGCTATTAGAAACTGGCGGCAGCGATAAAAGTATTTTTATTCAAATGCCAACAGCGCTTTCTATTCCAATGAACACTAAAAAATACGCTTGGCAATTTGAAACCGAAGCTGAACCCACATTAAACAACCGCCGTATGCATTGTCCGCGCGGTAAAGTGCTTGGCGGTTCATCATCGATCAACGGCATGGTCTATGTTCGTGGTCATGCTCGTGATTTTGATGAATGGCAGCAGCAGGGCGCAAACAACTGGGATTACGCACACTGCTTACCTTATTTTAAAAAGGCAGAAACTTGGGCTTTTGGTGGCGATAATTACCGTGGCGATAGTGGCCCATTGTCGGTTAATAACGGCAACCAAATGAAAAACCCACTCTATAAAGCCTTTATTAATGCCGGTACCGATGCCGGTTACTTAGCCACTGATGACTACAATGCTGCCCAGCAAGAAGGCTTTGGCCCAATGCACATGACGGTTAAAAATGGCGTACGTTGGTCAACAGCGAATGCCTATTTAAAGCCGGCCATGAAACGTAAGAACCTAACGGTTGTAACCCATGCGTTAGTGCATAAAGTGCTGATAGAAAACAAAAAAGCGGTGGGCGTACGTTATGAAGTTAAAGGAAAACTGATTGATATAAACTGTAACAAAGAAGTTATTCTAAGCGCAGGTTCGATTGGTTCACCGCATATTTTACAGCTTTCTGGGATCGGCAATTCAAAAACGTTACAAGCTGCTGGTATTGAACCACTGCATCAATTACCGGGTGTTGGCGAAAATTTGCAAGATCATCTTGAGTTTTATTTCCAGTTTAAATGCTTAAAACCCATTTCGTTAAACCGAAAACTGGATCCATTAAGTAAATTGTTTATCGGCGTTCGTTGGATACTTAATAAATCCGGTTTAGGCGCGACCAATCATTTTGAATCTTGCGGCTTTATTCGCTCTAAAGCCAATTTAGAATGGCCGGATTTGCAGTATCATTTCTTACCTGCGGCAATGCGTTACGACGGTAAAGAAGCCTTTGCTGGTGATGGTTTTCAGGTTCATATTGGCCATAACAAACCCAAAAGCCGAGGCGATGTTAAGGTTGTTTCTAGCGATCCTCATACCGCGCCACGCATTCAATTTAACTATTTATCGCATCAAGATGATATTGAAGGCTTTCGTGCCTGCGTACGATTAACGCGTGAAATTATTAATCAGCCTGCGTTAGATGACTATCGTGGTGAAGAAATTCAGCCAGGCTTAGCCGTACAGACAGATGAACAGATTGATGAATTTGTAAGAAGCTCAGTAGAAAGCGCTTATCATCCATCGTGCTCATGCAAAATGGGAGAAGATGATATGGCTGTGGTTAATTCCAACACCCAAGTTCATGGCATTGAAAATCTACGCGTGGTCGATTCTTCAATTTTCCCAACCATACCCAATGGCAATCTAAATGCGCCAACCATTATGGTTGCAGAACGAGCTGCCGATCTAATTCTTGGTAAAACGCCTTTAGCCGCCAGTGATGCACCAGTCGTTGTTGCTGATAAGTGGCAAAGCCAACAACGTTCAGCAAGCGCGGTATAA
- a CDS encoding ABC transporter permease, with translation MQQLTFFIKRLIQAAFVAFSVTLFVAFAIRFTGDPAVMMTQESSNVTEQDLAMIRESLGLNAPFYSQYLGFMKNLITGELGNSFFRGPINELIRSALPSTLILAMTSMLISIFVSVPLGILAATKQGKWIDQLIRILSLAGLSFPNFWLAMMLVLIFSITLGWLPVSGYNGIASLILPSLTVAIVLTAVNVRLVRTAMLDIFSEQYIMVARAKGLKERVVIYKHALRNSAIALITFFGLQFGNLIGGIVVVERVFNWPGMGSLALDAIAQRDYPLLQASVCILAMLIVLVNLVTDMAYSLIDPRIRVKS, from the coding sequence ATGCAACAACTGACATTTTTTATAAAGCGACTGATTCAAGCTGCGTTCGTGGCTTTTTCGGTAACGCTATTTGTCGCCTTTGCAATCCGATTTACTGGCGACCCGGCAGTCATGATGACGCAAGAATCTAGCAACGTGACTGAACAAGACCTAGCAATGATTCGAGAATCACTTGGTCTTAATGCTCCTTTTTATAGCCAATACTTAGGCTTTATGAAAAACCTGATTACTGGCGAGTTGGGTAATAGTTTTTTCCGTGGCCCAATCAACGAATTGATCCGTTCTGCATTACCATCGACTTTAATTCTCGCCATGACATCGATGTTAATTTCAATTTTTGTCTCTGTACCTTTAGGGATTCTTGCTGCAACAAAACAAGGAAAATGGATTGATCAACTGATTAGAATTTTATCTCTAGCAGGTCTTTCGTTTCCTAATTTCTGGCTAGCAATGATGCTGGTTTTAATTTTTTCGATCACACTGGGCTGGCTGCCTGTCAGTGGCTACAACGGAATAGCTTCGTTAATTCTACCGTCACTAACAGTCGCGATAGTTCTGACCGCAGTGAATGTTCGGCTGGTTCGTACTGCTATGTTAGATATCTTTTCTGAACAGTACATTATGGTTGCACGAGCCAAAGGCTTAAAGGAGAGGGTGGTCATTTATAAACATGCACTGCGTAACAGCGCCATTGCATTGATTACTTTTTTTGGCCTTCAGTTCGGCAACTTAATTGGTGGCATCGTTGTGGTTGAACGGGTGTTTAACTGGCCGGGTATGGGGTCGTTAGCTCTTGATGCTATTGCGCAACGAGACTACCCATTGCTTCAAGCCTCTGTTTGTATTTTGGCCATGCTAATCGTATTGGTAAACCTAGTGACTGATATGGCTTATTCATTAATCGATCCACGTATACGGGTGAAATCATGA
- the betB gene encoding betaine-aldehyde dehydrogenase — translation MPSLVTYQNYVHGQYIANGTGETFAVTNPATGEISYLVETATEVVQQAAIESAQKGFAIWSAMSAMERSRILLKAVALLRESNDELAKGEVIDTGKPWQEASEVDVVTGADSIEFFAGLAPSIEGNQQPVGDDFYYTRREPLGICAGIGAWNYPLQIACWKAAPALACGNAMIFKPSEETPRGAMRLAEIFTEAGVPDGVFNVVQGDGRVGSWLTNHPDIAKVSFTGEVGTGKKVMAAASNTLKEVTMELGGKSPLIIFDDADLEDAVSAAMLGNFYTQGEICTNGTRVFVQQAIYPRFIERLVERTKQNIICGDPMQPETNFGALISQQHQQKVLDYIELGKKEGATLLAGGKALQPENSPQGFFVAPTIFTDCTDDMTIVKEEIFGPVMSILTFSDEDEVIVRANDTQLGLAAAVFTQDIKRAHRVIHQIDAGICWINAYGASPAEMPVGGYKMSGIGRENGSETLKAYTQIKAVYVGMQTLESPF, via the coding sequence ATGCCTTCGTTAGTTACCTACCAAAATTATGTTCACGGTCAATATATCGCCAATGGTACGGGGGAAACCTTTGCCGTCACTAACCCTGCCACAGGCGAAATCAGTTACTTGGTAGAAACCGCTACCGAAGTGGTACAGCAAGCGGCCATCGAAAGCGCTCAAAAAGGCTTTGCCATCTGGTCTGCTATGAGCGCTATGGAGCGCAGCCGAATCTTACTGAAAGCCGTAGCGTTACTTCGAGAATCTAATGATGAACTAGCGAAAGGCGAAGTCATCGATACTGGTAAGCCTTGGCAGGAGGCTAGCGAAGTTGATGTTGTTACCGGAGCCGATTCGATAGAGTTTTTTGCCGGTCTAGCGCCCAGTATTGAAGGTAACCAACAACCCGTTGGAGATGATTTTTATTACACCCGTCGCGAACCCTTAGGTATTTGTGCCGGGATAGGCGCTTGGAATTATCCGTTGCAAATTGCTTGTTGGAAAGCTGCGCCAGCGTTGGCTTGCGGCAATGCGATGATCTTTAAACCATCAGAAGAAACGCCGCGCGGCGCTATGCGTTTGGCCGAAATATTCACTGAAGCAGGCGTACCAGACGGCGTATTTAACGTAGTGCAGGGCGATGGGCGCGTCGGTTCTTGGTTAACAAATCATCCAGACATTGCCAAAGTGTCCTTTACCGGCGAAGTCGGTACCGGTAAAAAAGTCATGGCCGCTGCCTCCAATACGCTAAAAGAAGTCACGATGGAGTTGGGCGGAAAATCCCCGCTAATCATTTTTGATGATGCCGACCTAGAAGACGCCGTTTCTGCAGCGATGCTGGGTAACTTTTATACTCAAGGCGAAATCTGTACCAATGGAACACGAGTTTTTGTTCAACAAGCGATTTACCCACGCTTTATAGAACGCCTTGTTGAACGCACTAAGCAAAATATTATTTGTGGTGACCCGATGCAGCCAGAAACTAATTTTGGTGCGCTCATTTCACAGCAGCATCAGCAAAAGGTTTTAGATTACATTGAGCTCGGTAAAAAAGAAGGGGCAACCTTGCTTGCTGGCGGTAAGGCATTGCAACCAGAAAACTCACCGCAAGGCTTTTTTGTTGCGCCAACAATATTTACCGATTGCACCGATGACATGACGATTGTTAAAGAAGAAATATTTGGCCCTGTGATGTCCATCTTAACCTTTAGTGATGAAGACGAAGTTATTGTCCGCGCTAACGATACCCAGCTAGGCCTCGCAGCTGCAGTATTTACCCAAGATATAAAACGCGCCCATCGTGTCATTCATCAAATCGATGCGGGTATTTGTTGGATCAATGCCTATGGCGCATCACCTGCCGAAATGCCCGTTGGTGGTTATAAGATGTCTGGTATCGGCCGAGAAAACGGTAGCGAAACTCTAAAAGCCTACACCCAAATAAAAGCGGTATACGTTGGCATGCAAACACTAGAAAGCCCGTTTTAA
- a CDS encoding ABC transporter permease, with translation MTQQAAEKASIWQSQWMIRIRNLEFILGISLTLLLAGLVFLSPWLFADKADSINLLARLSPPLANAQYPLGTDALGRDILARIAAGGKVSFIVGIYSSLGAVILGAVLGLYAGYYGGWLDTFVMRFADIQLAFPFILFAMTIIAIYGPSLERIIFVMIATQWVQYARIIRGSVLALRERTFILAAKSYGQSSINIIFKHILPNAMGPLIILLTLNIANNILLESSLTFLGLGVDPQTPSWGGMLAEGRNYIQTAWWITLFPGLAIMLTVLGLNLLGDWLRDQLGKSV, from the coding sequence ATGACTCAACAGGCCGCAGAAAAAGCATCGATTTGGCAATCCCAATGGATGATTCGTATTCGAAATTTAGAATTTATTTTAGGCATTAGCCTCACTTTATTGTTAGCAGGGCTGGTATTTTTATCGCCTTGGTTGTTTGCAGATAAAGCTGACAGCATTAATTTACTGGCACGCTTATCACCACCGCTTGCAAACGCTCAATACCCATTAGGAACGGATGCATTAGGTCGAGATATTTTGGCCCGAATTGCTGCAGGCGGTAAGGTTTCATTTATCGTTGGAATTTACTCTTCACTCGGAGCAGTGATTCTTGGCGCTGTTTTAGGACTCTATGCGGGCTATTATGGCGGCTGGCTCGATACTTTTGTCATGCGTTTTGCTGATATTCAACTAGCGTTCCCGTTTATTTTATTTGCCATGACTATTATCGCAATTTACGGTCCGAGCCTTGAGCGAATTATTTTTGTCATGATTGCCACCCAATGGGTGCAATATGCAAGGATTATCAGAGGCTCTGTTTTAGCGTTACGTGAACGAACGTTTATCCTTGCAGCAAAAAGTTACGGCCAGTCGAGTATTAATATTATTTTCAAACATATTTTGCCCAACGCGATGGGGCCGTTAATTATTTTGTTAACACTTAATATCGCTAACAATATTTTATTGGAAAGTAGCTTAACCTTTTTAGGTTTAGGAGTAGACCCACAAACGCCAAGCTGGGGTGGCATGCTGGCTGAAGGCAGAAACTACATCCAAACTGCTTGGTGGATAACGCTTTTTCCAGGCTTAGCTATTATGCTGACCGTGTTAGGTTTAAATTTACTCGGCGATTGGCTGAGAGATCAATTAGGTAAAAGTGTTTAG
- a CDS encoding nickel/cobalt transporter: MKSKFLSVVSIVAISLFVAALWHYWPAIVKGILTTQADFHSLLSRHISQFKENPRVSGAMLVAISFAYGVFHAAGPGHGKAVLVTYLSTQKDTLKQGIFISFAAAIFQAIVAISIVSIISILLSQTFSQTNLVSLRTEQTSYVLVILFGGYILWRSVLKVKKRLVGARNDHHSHDHHSHDHHSHDHHSHDHHSHDHHSHDHHSHDHHSHNHHSHNHHSHNHHSHNHHSHNHHSHNHHSHNHHSHNHHSHNYHSHDHGDQCCHTYKPVEKVSPWQTLGIIVAMGARPCTGAIMVLIYSHIVGIYWVGISATLLMGLGTGLTVASLGFITILFREQLSKVVSSDASHGHHNSTVGLFISCFGGILLLLLGFSLFQASIETAVQHPLF, encoded by the coding sequence ATGAAAAGCAAGTTCCTGTCGGTTGTTAGTATTGTTGCAATCTCTTTGTTCGTCGCTGCTTTATGGCATTATTGGCCGGCGATCGTTAAAGGCATACTTACAACACAGGCAGACTTTCACAGCCTGTTATCACGACATATTAGTCAATTCAAAGAAAACCCTCGTGTTAGCGGCGCTATGCTAGTGGCAATTTCTTTTGCTTACGGCGTATTTCATGCTGCTGGCCCTGGCCATGGTAAAGCGGTATTGGTGACCTATTTATCGACGCAAAAAGACACTCTTAAACAGGGTATTTTTATTTCATTTGCTGCGGCGATATTTCAAGCGATTGTCGCTATTAGCATTGTTTCTATTATTTCCATCCTGTTGAGCCAAACCTTTAGCCAAACCAATTTGGTGAGTCTACGTACTGAGCAAACCAGTTATGTTTTGGTTATATTATTTGGTGGTTATATCTTGTGGCGATCGGTTTTAAAAGTTAAAAAGAGATTAGTTGGCGCGCGCAACGACCATCATTCACACGACCATCATTCACACGACCATCATTCACACGACCATCATTCACACGACCATCATTCACACGACCATCATTCACACGACCATCATTCACACGACCATCATTCACACAACCATCATTCACACAACCATCATTCACACAACCATCATTCACACAACCATCATTCACACAACCATCATTCACACAACCATCATTCACACAACCATCATTCACACAACCATCATTCACACAACTATCATTCACACGACCATGGCGATCAATGTTGTCATACCTATAAGCCGGTCGAAAAAGTCTCTCCGTGGCAAACCCTTGGTATTATTGTCGCCATGGGAGCAAGGCCCTGTACTGGCGCGATAATGGTGCTTATTTATTCTCATATTGTTGGCATCTACTGGGTTGGTATTAGTGCAACGTTGCTGATGGGGCTTGGCACCGGGCTGACAGTAGCAAGCCTAGGCTTTATAACGATTCTATTTAGGGAGCAACTAAGTAAAGTTGTTTCAAGTGACGCCAGTCATGGCCACCACAACAGTACTGTAGGCTTGTTTATTTCCTGTTTCGGCGGCATATTATTACTGTTACTTGGTTTCAGCCTGTTTCAGGCTTCTATAGAAACTGCGGTACAGCACCCTCTTTTCTAA